A region of the Roseiflexus sp. RS-1 genome:
GGGACAGATGATGTTGCGCTTCCGCTGGGGGGAAGGGAATGATGTGCGCCGTTACGAACTGCGCCACGATCAGAGCGTTCCCTGTGCACCCGACGGATGGGAGGCGGAACCGCGCCAGCGCTCCGCCGTTCCCGGCGTGCGCCCCGATTTCTACCTGTGGCGGATCGATCCGCCGTCGGAGCGGGTCGAGCACAATGGCGCGTTGATCTGGCGCGAACCGGGCATGGTGTGGGACGCCAAGTACTACCGGGAGCGCGAAAGTCCCAACGCCCCATCATTGCCGGTCAAACGCATGGTTGCCGACCTGGCGCTCCTGGGTGAGGCGTGGGGCGCGCTGTTGTTCGCCTTTCTCGTGGATGGGGGTGAGGCGTCCGGGTATCGGCTTCGTCCGGTTGATTGGAATCAGCGAACCGCTCCTGATCAGGAGATTGTGGTGCAACCGCTGCGTCCGGCGCTCGATCCGCGCCACGTGCGCGCGACCCTGACCGCCCTGATCGACGCTGCGCATGCGCGGTTGCGAACGCCCCGCACCCCGCGCTGTTCTGGCGTCTTTCTCGATACCTTGAGCCTGGAGGAACGCGGCGCACTGCCAGGACGCGACGGCGCCGTCCTGGCAGCCGACGATCTGCTCATCTGCCCAAAGCCGCACATCGGCGCCTGGCGCATCGATCTGGTCAGTCGCGCTGCGCACTGTTGCCGCGACGCGCGTTTCTGTCACATTATTAGTCAACCGGGAGCGACGCCGCCGGTGCGTCCGCCACGAACCGCCGTCGAGTTGCTCGCCGAAATGGAACGCCTGTTCCTGACCGGCGATGTCGGCGATCTGTCAGAAGAGACGGTCGTTCAGGTGAGTGAGCGGATCGAGTCGCTCACCCGTCGCTTTGCACAGTTCACCGGCGCATTGAACCATCTGGGACGGTATGAAGCGCAGTTGGGAGACATGGGACTGGATCGCACGCTGCACCTGCTTGCGCCGTCGGAGCGCGAATCGCTGGCATTGGCGATCTACCTGCGCGATCAACTCGACGAGGTGCAGGCTGGCGACTATTCGGCGCCGGTGATCCACATTGCGCGCGTCTTCGAGCGCGAACTGCAACGGCGTCTCATGGCGATCCCCGACATTCCGCCAGACGCCTTTCCCCACGGCAAACCGACGCTTGGATCGCTCGGCGGCGTCCGGCGCAAACATCCGCTTGCCTGGCAGGTGATCGAGGCGCACCTCCGGCGTATCTGGAACGGTGTTGTGGATGACGCCGACCCGAACGTTGTTGTGACGGTCGATCAGTTTATTGACGAGATCGAACACCTGAGCCGGGCGCGCAACCAGGCAGCGCACACCACCCCTATTCCGCGCGAACGCTTCCGCAATATCCTGCGCACACTGTGCAGCGCCGGTCCACTGCGCGTCGGGGCGCTCAATGTCTTGTTGATCGCATGGAGGGTCGAAGGTTGAAGGGCGCAGAGGGAACCTTTACCCTTCGGTTGCAGACCCGTACTTTTCCCACAGTCCCTGTGCCGTGCGGCGGAACATCTCGATCAGTTCCGGCGGCGACAGAACCGTGCATGCGTCACCGTAGCGCAGCAGCACCTGACGCGCCTGCCAGAGATTGGTCACGGTGGCAGTCACGGTTGCGCTGCCGTCGTCGTGATACTCGATCTGCGTATTCGGGAAATACGCTGCGACATCACGACGGCGGGCAACAACCGGGAGCAGGTGGTAGCGCAACGGGTAGAAGCGCGGAACGATCCGCTCCGGCGGCAGCATCGTCGGCAGCACCCTGACCGAACCGGGCACGATCCGATCAAGACGGTAGTCGATGGCGGCGTGGATCGTCTCGCCACCGACCGGTTTCACTTCCAGCAGGGTTGCGTCGAGATAGGTATGCCCTTCGGGGCGGAAGAAGATGCCATACGGCGCAACACGATGCTGGCGCGGTGCGTCGATATCGAACGTGCTCCAGTACAGAAAGCGCAATTCGCGGCGCTCATTGATCGCCCGTTTGACGGTGCGCAGCACACCGGGATCGACGCGCGACTCCGGCTGCGCCGGCAGTTGCAATCGCGGCGCAGAGCGCCGGCGCCGCTGCTCTTCCTGACGCTCAACCGGCAGCAGGCGCAGCACCTGATCGAGAAGCTGTCGCACGTTTGCGAGTTCCGGTATCGCTGCGCCGGGCGGAAAACTGGCATCAAGGAAACTGAATGCTTCCAGCGCCTCGTCCGACAGATCGAGCAGCGCCAGTTCTCCCAGGTCTTCGAGCACATACCCGCCGACATCGCGGCGCAGCGTGATGCGGCAACCGTACTCCGTCTTGAGCGCTTTGATGTCATGCCGGAGTGCGACCTGCGCCGCAGCGGGATACCCTTCAGTTCCGAGTTCGCGCTGGATCGCCTCGATGAGTTCTTCAGCAGTTGCCGGACCGCGGAGCAGCAATCGAACCAGGAGCAGACGGCGGCGAAACGTCAGTTGCGAACTGCGCTTGATCCCGCCTCCGTAGCGAGTCATAACGGTTCCTTTCGTGCAATGGCGTGATAGACCATGAGTATAGCACGAGCGGACTGAACGTGATCAACAGCAGCAAGGACAGGCGCTGCCAGGCGGATCAGGCGTTCGAGCGCTACGCCATCATCGTCCCACTGTTCGGTCTGGTTCAACTCCTGCACCAGCGGCATCCAGCATTCGATCAAACGAAGCATTGCGGTATCTTCGGGGGATGGGTTCGACATCGCACGACTCCTTTGCGTACACCAGGACGATCGTCTGCTTTCTATCAGTATACGCCGGGAGTGCGACGCAAATACGTTTTTCTGAATGGAAACCAGCGCGTGTGTGCCGAATGGCTATGCCTGAATCGTCTCCATCACGCGTCGGATCGTTTGTTCCGCCTGGGCGCGATACGTGGCACGCAGCGTTTCCAGATCGGGAAAGGGGCGTTCAATGATAAAAGGAAGGGTGCGAGTCGGTGCGCCAAAGGCGCTGCTGATCGCGGCAAGCGTTTGCGCCTGCCGGCGGGTGACCTTTGCTGGATCGGCATAGAAGTCGAGCAGATGTTCATTCGCACCGAAATCATCGATCACCAGAATCTGATCCGGTTCGATGGCAAGTCCGGCACGCACGCGACTCCAGAACAGCGCACCTTCTTTGTGCGCGCCAAGGTCGGCAGAGTTGGCGAGCGCGACGGTGTGGGGTGGAAGGGAGGCAGACGCGCTCCCATCGATCAACACCCGACCTGATGCATCCGTCTGCAATGCCGCCGCGCGCCATCCCATCGCCGCGATCTGCTGTGCGATATGCGCCGTCGCTTCGGCGTAGTGGTCGGTGGCGATCAGCGGCGCGACGCTGTTCGCCGATTGCAACGCATCGAACAGCGCGCGCCATACCGGGTCGATGACGGAAGCCTGCATATACGCTTGAACGAACTGTTCAGCGCGGCGAAGCGCATCATCGAACGCAACGTGCGGGGGATGCACACGCTGCGCCACCAGGTACGCATACGGGGTGCGCGTCGTGCTTCCGATCTCCCATGTCGGTTTCACGACATCGTTCCAGTAGCGCGCACCATCCACGCCCAATTCCCACAGCCCGGAATGCCGCAGCGCCTGCTCCAGGCGATCCGGCATTCCGAAGCAGACCGCTTCCAGGCTCAGCACCCCGGAAAAGTCCAGCACCAGCAGCGTGCGTTGTGTCATGACGGCAACCAGGCTTCAAGCCGGTACGCGCTATCCCAGAACATCCACTCCAGCCGCGAAGAAGAGACGAAAGCGGCGCGCATCCGCTCTTTCTGCGTCTCCGAGGCGTGATCGGCAATCCTGTCGGTCAGCGCAATGGCGCGATCAACCCATTCGCCGAACTCCTGACCGGCATACGTATCGATCCATTTCTGATAGGGGTTATTCGGCGCTGCGCGCTTGTAAATATCGTGTCCCACTTCGCGGTAGATCCAGAAACAGGGGAGAAGCGCAGCCATCCCTTCCTGGTAACTGCGACAGGCGGTTGTCGCCAGCAGGAAGTTGGTATAGGCGAAGCACGAAGGCGACTGCTGGCGGGTTGGCGTCTCGATCCCAAACTCGTGGAAGTATGACGTGTGCAGCGCACGTTCGACCACTGCCACGCCCTCGGCGAAACGCACGAACTGGAGCAACGCTTCTTCATCGGGAGCGCGTCCAGCCATCGTCGCCAGCGCACGTGCAAAATCGGACAGGTAGAGCGCGTCCTGCTGCATGTAGAATGCAAACTTTTCGCGCGGGAGCGTGCCCTGCGCCAGTTCCTCATTGAACGGGTGCCGGATGATCGCCTGGTAGATGTCGGTGATTGACGACCAGAGCGTTTCGGTGAAGCGCATCGCGTTCCCTCCTTTTTGCGCAAACTGTGAAAAGGTTTGACCGTGTTTCCGTCGGGGAACGCACAATGGAGAGGCTGCGCACCGTGAAGGAGATGAAAACGGCGACCGGCAGAAGAAGCCGATGACCGGTTCCGATTTCCTACGCCGGCATTACCCGGATCAGGTGCGAAGGGTAACTTCTCAGCCTCGCTCTGTCAGCGAAGCGCCCCTACGGAACGGTATGGAGTATACGCATGATGACAGCGACTGTCAAGACGCTGTGCAACATTCCTGTCGGATGCTGGCAGGATTGAGAGGACTACGGACGCAATCCGCGGGCGCGCAGATGGGCATCGAGCCAGGCGGCTTCGTCCGGCGTCAGGTCGGGAGGCGGCGGCGGTTGGCGGTAATCGATCCGCAGATCGTAGCGCGCATTGCGATACACCTGGTGCAGCAGTTGGGTGAGCGGCAGCGGCGTATCCGGGTCGGGGCGACGCAGCGGCACGGGAACGGTGGGCAGCGGTCGGTCGAGCGGGCAAACCCAGATATCGACGGCGGGCCAGCGTTCGGCGCGACTGAGGAAGACGAAGTAAGGCGCGGGAGGGAGCGGGTCGGGGCGCGCCAGGCGCGGACGCCGACCGCCGCGCAGCAGGTCGATTTCGAGCAAATGGACGCCGCTGCGAAACAGGTCCTGCCGCTTCTGCTCGTAAGCGTCGGCGCCGTCAGGCGTGGGGCGCTTGTTGGCCGGGGAGAGGAGTTCGATGGCAGTGACGAGGGTCTCATCGGCGACGGCGCGGAGTTCGACGCGGGCATAGCGGGTGGGAATGTCGAGGAGCGCCGCGCCGGTGAGCGACGGGGCGTCGACGGCGGCGGGCAGGACGGCGACGGCGGCAGGGTCGCGTTCATAGACGCCGACATCGGGAACGAGCGCACGGCGCGGGGCGGCGATCTCAATCTGCTCAAGCGCGACGTAGGGCGTGATCTGCGCAATGTACCCCGGCGCAATCCGCGCCTGAAGATAGTCGCGTATAGCAGTAATCAGCCCGATATGGACATCGGGCCACAGGCTTGATCGCTCCAGATACGGATCCATCCCCGGAAACGGCGGTTCCATACGCACCTCCTGCTGCGTTATGATACCACGCTCCGCCCGCTCGCGCATTGCCGACGAAGGGCAGGTTGGCTACGGACGCAAGCCGCAGGCGCGCAGATGGGCATCGAGCCAGGCGGCTTCGTCCGGCGTCAGGTCGGGAGGCGGCGGCGGTTGGCGGTAATCGATCCGCAGATCGTAGCGCGCATTGCGATACACCTGGTGCAGCAGTTGGGTGAGCGGCAGCGGCGTATCCGGGTCGGGGCGACGCAGCGGCACGGGAACGGTGGGCAGCGGTCGGTCGAGCGGGCAAACCCAGATATCGACGGCGGGCCAGCGTTCGGCGCGACTGAGGAAGACGAAGTAAGGCGCGGGAGGGAGCGGGTCGGGGCGCGCCAGGCGCGGACGCCGACCGCCGCGCAGCAGGTCGATTTCGAGCAGATGGACGCCGCTGCGAAACAGGTCCTGCCGCTTCTGCTCGTAAGCGTCGGCGCCGTCGGGAGTAGGGCGCTTGTTGGCGGGGGAGAGAAGTTCGATGGCGGTGACGAGGGTCTCATCGGCGACGGCGCGGATTTCGACACGGGCATAGCGAGTAGGAATGTCGAGGAGCGCCGCGCCGGTGAGCGACGGGGCGTCGATGGCGGCGGGCAGGACGGCGACGGCGGCAGGGTCGCGTTCATAGACGCCGACATCGGGGACGAGCGCACGGCGCGGGGCGGCGATCTCAATCTGCTCCAGCGCAACATAGGGGGCGATCTGCGCAATGTACCCCGGCGCGATCCGCGCCTGAAGATAGTCACAGATGGCGCTGATGATCCGATGGTGAACATCGGGCCACAGGCTTGATCGTTCCAGATACGGATCCATCCCCGGAAACGGCGGTTCCATACGCGCCTCCTGCTGCGTTATGATACCACGCTCTACCGGCTCGCGCATCGCCGACGAAGGGCAGGTCGGTTACGGACGCAAGCCGCAGGCGCGCAGATGGGCATCGAGCCAGGCGGCTTCGTCCGGCGTCAGGTCGGGGGGCGGCGGCGGTTGGCGGTAATCGATCTCAAGATCGTAGCGCGCTCGACGATAGGTTTCGCGGATTGCCGCACCAATATCGAGGCGCACATCAGGATCGGGCGCCTGCAACGGAACCGGTACTGGCGTCATCGGCGTGCGCAGCGACAGGGGCCAGATGTCGATATACGGGCGGCGCTGCACACGACTGAGGAAGATGAAATACGACGCTTCAGGCAATGGGCGTGCAACCTGTGGACGCTTACCGCCGCGCAACAGGTCGATTTCGAGGAGGTGCGCCGTGCTAAAAAAAATCTCCTGGCGTTTTTTCTCGTAAGCGTCGGCGCCATCGAGGCCAGGGCGCTTGTTCGCCGGGGAGAGGAGTTCAATCGCAGTAACCAGCGTCTGATCGCGTACCGTGCGAATCTCAATGCGACCATACTCGACCGGAACGAGCATTGCTGCCGGCGGACTCAGCGGGGCTTCTTCGACCACGGCAACGCCTGTGTACGGCAGGTTGAGATGATCACGATCAAGAACCGCAACATCCGGTGCAATCTTGCGCACCGGCGCGATCTCGACGCTCTCGAAGGCGACGTATGGCGTAATAACCGCCCGGTAGCGCGGTGGAAGTTGCTCCTGAATCTGGTCGCAGAAAACCGTAATCAGGCGATGATGAACATCGGGCCATAAGCCGGGATCTTCAAGATACGGATCCATCCCCGGAAACGGCGGTTCCATACGCGCCTCCTGTGTGGTGCAAGTTCCATGATAACACAGACGCGTATACTATAGCAGTTCCCATTGAGGTTGAACCAATTGGACCGGGTTGAACACTCCCAGAATCGCGCTCCCGACACGGTGACCGAAATGATGAAGATTGAAAATTAAATCCGCTATACTGCGCTAGCCGTGGGGCTGAAGCCCTCGGCTAACCAGGGCAAAGCCCGCCTGCGCGGGCTACACCGGATTATTTATTCAAAGACCATAATTTCGGTCTACGCTCTGCCGGAAACGGGCATCTCACGCGACACGGCGGATAGGAACAATGGTCAATGTATCTGAGAAATGCTATAAAAAAGTAATCCTGACTACAGCAGCGCAGCAGGCGTAGCATGGATGGAAATCTCTGCGCGCCCGGCGCCTCTGCGGTGCGCTTTTGCGGCAAAGGACTCACTGCGCATGTCGATTGACGAAATCGCGTTGGGATGCTATACTTACCTTCACATCGCGTCTTTTCGGCGCGGTTTGTTTTCTGTTGCTGTCACGATTTTGAAAGGAGCGCTGCAATTAGAGACCGGCTTCGTATCAACAATCGCATTCGCGCCCGCGAAGTGCGCTTGATTGATGAAAACGGCGCGCAGATCGGCATTGTGTCGATCCGCGACGCGCTATCCATGGCGGAAGAGCGCGGGCTTGATCTGGTCGAAGTTGCGCCAAACGCCGTCCCGCCCGTCTGTCGCATTCTGGATTACGGCAAATTTCGCTACGAGCAATCGAAGAAAGAGCGCGAGGCGCGCAAGAACCAGAAGCAGGTGGAGGTCAAGCAGATCCGACTGGAACCGAAGACTGATGATCACGATCTTGAAGTCAAAGCCAAACAGGCGCGGCGATTTCTCCTGGAAGGCGACAAAGTCAAGTTCAATCTGCGGTTCCGCGGGCGCGAGATCTTTCATCAGGAGATTGGGCTGGAAATGCTGGAACGCATGGCGGAGGAACTGCGCGACATCTCGGTCGTCGAGCAGCGGCCAACGATGGAAGGGCGCGTGTTGACATTATTACTTGCGCCGAATCAGAAAGCCAAAACGCAGGCGCAGCGCGAACGGCAGCAGCAGACATCTCGCAGTACAACGTCATCGGTAGCGAAGGTCAGCGCGCCCGCGTCTGATGCAGCGCCCGACGATCAGGCTGACGAAGAGGATTGAACGCATGCCCAAAATGAAAACCCATAAAGGCGCGGCGAAGCGGTTCCGGTTGACTGGCTCAGGCAAGATGGTTCGCACTGCCGGTCGTCGTGGTCACTTCCGTCGCCGTATGTCGTTGCGCATTTTGCAACACCTTGATCGAACGTTCGAAGTGCATAAGAGTGTTCAGCGCCGCCTGCGCCGTGCGTTGCCGTACATTGCGAAGCATAGCCGGTAAAGGGAGCGCCTGTTAGTATATAAGGATCAGGTTGTATGGCTCGCGTCAAACGTGGCGTCATGGTGCGTAAGCGCCACAAAAAGTTGCTCGAACAGGCAAAAGGGTATCGCGGCAGTCGCAGTCGCCGCGTCAAGGTGGCGCGCGAAACGGTGATGAAGGCGCTCTGGTATGCCTATCGCGACCGGCGCAACCGCAAGCGTGATTTTCGCCGCCTCTGGATTGTGCGTATCAATGCCGCCGCCCGAATGCACGGCATGTCGTATAGCCGCTTTATGAACGGTCTCAAGCGCGCTGGCATCGATCTTGATCGCAAGATTCTCGCCGATATGGCGGTGCGCGACCCGGCGGCGTTTAGCCGCGTCGTCGAACAGGCGCGACAGGCGGTGTGATTACCAGTCCGGCGAATCAGCACGTTAAGCGTATCCGCTCGCTGGCTTCCGATCGTCACGAACGCCGCCGCGAGCGGATGCTTGTGCTTGAAGGGGTGCGCCTGGTCGCCGATGCGCTCGAGAGTGGCGCCACACTGACCCTGACGCTCTATGCGCCGGATCAGTTGCAACTCACGCCAGCAGGCGCAGCGCTGTTGCAAAAGTTGCGCTACCTGCCCGCCAGTTATGAGGCGACGCCGCAGGTGGTCGCTGCGGCGTCGGATACCGTTCATCCGCAGGGTGTTGTGGCGCTGGCTTCGTGGCCCCATGTCGCGCCTGGCAAACCCGGCTTATTGCTGGTGATCGACGCTGTGCAGGACCCCGGCAATCTGGGAACGTTGCTGCGCAGCGCTGAAGCGGTCGGCGTGGCGCAGGTGCTGTGCAGTGTCGGAACGGTCGATCTCTATGCGCCGAAAGTGGTGCGCAGCGCAATGGGGGCGCACTTCCGCCTGGCGATGGAACAGGATTTGTCGTGGGACGCGATCGGTGAGCGCCTGGCGTCGGTTGATCACGTGTATGCCGCCGATCCGGAGGCGCGTATGCCCTACTACGCCGCCGACTGGCGTCAACCATCGGCGCTGCTGGTCGGGAATGAAGCGCACGGCTTGAGCGATGCAGCGCGTCGTCTGGCGACGAAGCAGATTGCCATCCCGATGCGCGGCGGAACCGAATCGCTCAATGTTGCAGTCGCGGCGAGCGTGATACTTTTCGAGGCGCTGCGACAGCGTACTCTGGGACGCAGTTAGTACTGACAGGGCTGTGACGAAGCGAGTAGGCGGGTGAGAGCGGACAGAGAGCGAGGGCCAAAGGGTGGAAGCCGTCGCCGTGACTCCCCGCTGAAGTTCCCTTCTGAGCCGCGATGGGGAAAGGAAGTGGAGACTGCCTGGTCTCCGCAGGCGCCGAGTAGTCATCGCCGGTTGCCCGCCGTTAGCAGGGCTATGAGGGTAGGGTCGCGCTACGCGCCTCTGCCGAATCAGGGTGGTACCACGGGCCACGCCTCGTCCCTGGCGAGTGCGTGGTTTTTTGTTGAACGCGGAGGATACGAGGATGTCGCTGATCGATCAGTTGAACCAACTCGAATACGAAGCCCTCGCAGCGCTGGAACAGATCGCCGATCTGACCGCGCTTGCGGAGTGGAAGAGTGCGTACCTGGGCAAACAGGGCGCGCTTTCTCGCCTGAGCCGCGGACTCGGTGCGCTTCCGGCGGAAGAACGTCCGGTCGCTGGCGCACGCTTCAATGCTGCGCGCGCGACGCTCGAACAGGCGCTCGAACGCGCCGAGGCGCAGTTAAAGCGTATTGCCCGTCAGCATGCCTTCGAAGCCGACCAGGTCGATGTTACCCTCCCCGGTCGTGCGCCTGCCGTTGGTCGGTTGCATCCGACCACCCAGATGCTCCGCACCATCTACGGCATTTTGGGTGAGATGGGATTCCAGGTCTGGGAAAGCCCGGAAGTCGAAACCGATGAGTTCAACTTTCAGTTGCTCAACATGCCGCCCGACCATCCGGCGCGTGATATGTGGGATACGTTCTATGTCGAAACGGCGCCCGGCGAGCCGACGCTGCTGCTCCGCACCCACACGTCTCCAGGGCAGATCTATGCGATGCGCGCCAATGCGCCCAATCCGGTGCGCGCGATTCTGCCCGGCAAATGCTACCGCTACGAACAGGTGACCGCACGCCACGAGATGCAGTTTTATCAGGTGGAAGGGATTGCAATCGGGGAGCAGATTTCTTTTTCGGACTTGAAGGGCACGCTGGTGGCGTTTGCTGAACGACTGTACGGCAAAGGAGTGAAAACGCGCTTCCGTCCCAGTTACTTCCCATTCACCGAGCCGAGCGTCGAGTTCGACATCGAATGTTTTCTGTGCGGCGGTGCAGGATGTCGCGTGTGCAAGCAGTCGGGCTGGCTCGAAATCCTTGGGGCGGGGATGATCCATCCAGTTGTGCTGCGCAACGGCGGGTATGACCCCGATACGGTCAGCGGCTTCGCGTTCGGCATGGGACCGGAGCGGATGGCGATGCTGCGCTATGGCATCGATGATATTCGCTGGTTCTTCAGCGGTGATGAACGGTTCTTGCAACAATTCTGATGAATGCCTCGTCGCCGCTCATCGCATTGGTTGGGTTATTTCTGGCGCTGTGTGTGGTGTACAACGCCGTGACGCCGCTCGGTGAGGGACCGGACGAGCCGGGGCATGCGGCGTATGTGTTCTTTCTGGCGCGCGAGGGGCGTCTGCCGGTGCAATGTTCGCCGCCCTGCGCCAGTGATGTGCCAGGATCGGGGCATCATCCGCCGCTTGCATATCTGCTGGCGATGCCTGCGGCGCTCTGGTTGCCGCCAACGCTGCGTACCTTCGATCTGCCCGGTAATCCACGCTTTACCTGGGCAGGCGGCGATCAGGTGAACGCGGTGGCGCACGGGAGCCGCGAACAGTGGCCCTGGGACGCACAGGTGTGGTCCTGGCGATTGGCGCGCCTGGCGTCGAGTCTGGCCGGCGCGGCGACGATCATCTTTACCTGTCTGGCGGCGGATGCGCTGCATCGTCGCCTGAACAACGATCCGGCGCGTGGGAACAGCGACCAGAAGGCGCTGCTGGCAGCCGCACTGGTTGCGTTCAACCCGCAGTTCATCTTCACATCGTCGCTGGTGACGAATGATGCGCTGCTGGCGGCGCTCGGCGCGGCGCTTCTCTGGCTGTTCATCAGCAGTCCGCGGTCGCTGCCGCATACGGCGCTGATCGGAACGATCCTGGGAATGGCGCTGATCACCAAACAGAGTGCGCTGCTCTTTCTACCGCTTGCGCTTGCCTGGTGCGCAACCGGCGGCGTCCGGCAACGATGCGCAGCCGCGATCCCGGTTCCTGCTGCG
Encoded here:
- a CDS encoding helix-turn-helix transcriptional regulator; this encodes MTRYGGGIKRSSQLTFRRRLLLVRLLLRGPATAEELIEAIQRELGTEGYPAAAQVALRHDIKALKTEYGCRITLRRDVGGYVLEDLGELALLDLSDEALEAFSFLDASFPPGAAIPELANVRQLLDQVLRLLPVERQEEQRRRRSAPRLQLPAQPESRVDPGVLRTVKRAINERRELRFLYWSTFDIDAPRQHRVAPYGIFFRPEGHTYLDATLLEVKPVGGETIHAAIDYRLDRIVPGSVRVLPTMLPPERIVPRFYPLRYHLLPVVARRRDVAAYFPNTQIEYHDDGSATVTATVTNLWQARQVLLRYGDACTVLSPPELIEMFRRTAQGLWEKYGSATEG
- a CDS encoding DUF4058 family protein codes for the protein MEPPFPGMDPYLERSSLWPDVHIGLITAIRDYLQARIAPGYIAQITPYVALEQIEIAAPRRALVPDVGVYERDPAAVAVLPAAVDAPSLTGAALLDIPTRYARVELRAVADETLVTAIELLSPANKRPTPDGADAYEQKRQDLFRSGVHLLEIDLLRGGRRPRLARPDPLPPAPYFVFLSRAERWPAVDIWVCPLDRPLPTVPVPLRRPDPDTPLPLTQLLHQVYRNARYDLRIDYRQPPPPPDLTPDEAAWLDAHLRARGLRP
- the rpmI gene encoding 50S ribosomal protein L35; its protein translation is MPKMKTHKGAAKRFRLTGSGKMVRTAGRRGHFRRRMSLRILQHLDRTFEVHKSVQRRLRRALPYIAKHSR
- a CDS encoding DUF4058 family protein — encoded protein: MEPPFPGMDPYLEDPGLWPDVHHRLITVFCDQIQEQLPPRYRAVITPYVAFESVEIAPVRKIAPDVAVLDRDHLNLPYTGVAVVEEAPLSPPAAMLVPVEYGRIEIRTVRDQTLVTAIELLSPANKRPGLDGADAYEKKRQEIFFSTAHLLEIDLLRGGKRPQVARPLPEASYFIFLSRVQRRPYIDIWPLSLRTPMTPVPVPLQAPDPDVRLDIGAAIRETYRRARYDLEIDYRQPPPPPDLTPDEAAWLDAHLRACGLRP
- the pheS gene encoding phenylalanine--tRNA ligase subunit alpha gives rise to the protein MSLIDQLNQLEYEALAALEQIADLTALAEWKSAYLGKQGALSRLSRGLGALPAEERPVAGARFNAARATLEQALERAEAQLKRIARQHAFEADQVDVTLPGRAPAVGRLHPTTQMLRTIYGILGEMGFQVWESPEVETDEFNFQLLNMPPDHPARDMWDTFYVETAPGEPTLLLRTHTSPGQIYAMRANAPNPVRAILPGKCYRYEQVTARHEMQFYQVEGIAIGEQISFSDLKGTLVAFAERLYGKGVKTRFRPSYFPFTEPSVEFDIECFLCGGAGCRVCKQSGWLEILGAGMIHPVVLRNGGYDPDTVSGFAFGMGPERMAMLRYGIDDIRWFFSGDERFLQQF
- a CDS encoding DUF4058 family protein, with protein sequence MEPPFPGMDPYLERSSLWPDVHHRIISAICDYLQARIAPGYIAQIAPYVALEQIEIAAPRRALVPDVGVYERDPAAVAVLPAAIDAPSLTGAALLDIPTRYARVEIRAVADETLVTAIELLSPANKRPTPDGADAYEQKRQDLFRSGVHLLEIDLLRGGRRPRLARPDPLPPAPYFVFLSRAERWPAVDIWVCPLDRPLPTVPVPLRRPDPDTPLPLTQLLHQVYRNARYDLRIDYRQPPPPPDLTPDEAAWLDAHLRACGLRP
- the infC gene encoding translation initiation factor IF-3: MLYLPSHRVFSARFVFCCCHDFERSAAIRDRLRINNRIRAREVRLIDENGAQIGIVSIRDALSMAEERGLDLVEVAPNAVPPVCRILDYGKFRYEQSKKEREARKNQKQVEVKQIRLEPKTDDHDLEVKAKQARRFLLEGDKVKFNLRFRGREIFHQEIGLEMLERMAEELRDISVVEQRPTMEGRVLTLLLAPNQKAKTQAQRERQQQTSRSTTSSVAKVSAPASDAAPDDQADEED
- the rplT gene encoding 50S ribosomal protein L20 is translated as MARVKRGVMVRKRHKKLLEQAKGYRGSRSRRVKVARETVMKALWYAYRDRRNRKRDFRRLWIVRINAAARMHGMSYSRFMNGLKRAGIDLDRKILADMAVRDPAAFSRVVEQARQAV
- the tenA gene encoding thiaminase II; this translates as MRFTETLWSSITDIYQAIIRHPFNEELAQGTLPREKFAFYMQQDALYLSDFARALATMAGRAPDEEALLQFVRFAEGVAVVERALHTSYFHEFGIETPTRQQSPSCFAYTNFLLATTACRSYQEGMAALLPCFWIYREVGHDIYKRAAPNNPYQKWIDTYAGQEFGEWVDRAIALTDRIADHASETQKERMRAAFVSSSRLEWMFWDSAYRLEAWLPS
- a CDS encoding TrmH family RNA methyltransferase; translated protein: MITSPANQHVKRIRSLASDRHERRRERMLVLEGVRLVADALESGATLTLTLYAPDQLQLTPAGAALLQKLRYLPASYEATPQVVAAASDTVHPQGVVALASWPHVAPGKPGLLLVIDAVQDPGNLGTLLRSAEAVGVAQVLCSVGTVDLYAPKVVRSAMGAHFRLAMEQDLSWDAIGERLASVDHVYAADPEARMPYYAADWRQPSALLVGNEAHGLSDAARRLATKQIAIPMRGGTESLNVAVAASVILFEALRQRTLGRS